Proteins encoded together in one Candidatus Binataceae bacterium window:
- a CDS encoding SMP-30/gluconolactonase/LRE family protein, which translates to MQFETLATGYGLVEGPRIDPQNRLYYSDIRGGGVMRRNPDGRIETLIAERKFVGGIALNEGGGMIVSGRTLAHWDEKSGKVRDLFAEWDNKPLFGINDLTTDDQGSVWFGTFGFDIHAGFDFKTAPPAGSLFRIDPPGKVTKLAEGVEVTNGLGFSPDRKLLYHCDSQSGVWVYDVRPDRTVGPRRLFAKVPEGAPDGMTVDAEGGVWVAVVMGPGEVVRFKPDGTLDRRVKVPAKSVTSVAFGGPDMRDLYAVTANNSNDRALKGSVFRARAEIAGLPVPNARF; encoded by the coding sequence ATGCAGTTCGAAACTCTGGCAACTGGCTACGGCTTGGTCGAAGGCCCGCGGATCGATCCGCAAAACCGGCTCTACTATAGCGACATCCGCGGTGGCGGCGTGATGCGGCGGAACCCGGACGGGCGGATCGAGACCCTAATCGCCGAGCGCAAGTTCGTCGGCGGTATCGCTCTCAACGAGGGCGGCGGGATGATCGTCAGCGGCCGTACCCTCGCTCATTGGGACGAAAAGAGCGGCAAGGTCCGCGACCTCTTCGCCGAATGGGACAACAAGCCGCTCTTCGGAATTAATGATCTGACGACCGATGACCAGGGCAGCGTCTGGTTCGGCACCTTTGGCTTCGATATCCATGCCGGCTTCGACTTCAAGACCGCGCCGCCGGCGGGCTCGCTCTTCCGCATCGACCCGCCGGGCAAGGTGACGAAACTTGCCGAGGGCGTCGAGGTGACTAACGGGCTCGGCTTCAGTCCCGACCGCAAACTGCTCTACCATTGCGATTCTCAGTCCGGCGTATGGGTTTATGACGTGCGACCGGATCGTACGGTCGGACCGCGCCGCCTCTTTGCGAAGGTGCCGGAGGGCGCCCCTGACGGCATGACCGTGGACGCCGAGGGCGGCGTCTGGGTGGCGGTCGTGATGGGTCCTGGCGAAGTCGTGCGCTTCAAGCCCGACGGCACGCTCGATCGGCGGGTCAAGGTGCCGGCGAAATCGGTGACCAGCGTGGCCTTCGGAGGACCGGACATGCGCGATCTTTATGCGGTGACGGCGAACAACAGCAATGATCGCGCGCTCAAGGGCTCGGTGTTTCGCGCCCGCGCCGAAATCGCGGGATTGCCTGTGCCGAACGCGCGATTTTGA
- a CDS encoding nuclear transport factor 2 family protein yields the protein MGAEENKKVVMGLFEAMNAGNAAALLGALADSATWWVAGSFPLSGTKTKAQFAELLGGLGGKIDGALRLNPLGITAEGDRVAVEAESHAKMKNGKTYQNKYHFLFQVRDGKIQQVKEYLDTMHANDVLCS from the coding sequence ATGGGCGCAGAAGAAAACAAAAAAGTCGTGATGGGACTGTTCGAAGCGATGAATGCGGGCAATGCGGCCGCGCTGTTGGGCGCGCTGGCAGATTCGGCCACCTGGTGGGTGGCGGGCAGCTTTCCGCTCTCCGGCACCAAGACCAAGGCGCAGTTCGCAGAACTGCTGGGTGGTCTCGGCGGGAAGATTGACGGCGCGTTGCGGCTGAATCCGCTGGGCATCACCGCCGAGGGCGATCGCGTCGCGGTCGAGGCCGAATCCCACGCCAAGATGAAAAACGGCAAGACCTATCAAAACAAGTACCATTTCCTGTTCCAGGTGCGTGACGGCAAGATTCAGCAGGTCAAAGAGTATCTCGATACAATGCACGCCAACGACGTGCTCTGCTCGTAG
- a CDS encoding FAD-binding protein: MLKIAVCIKQIPLIEDANFDPVTKTIKRDGVNVMSAYDLRAIAQAIELKNRIGAETTAVTMGPPQAREVLIDALGMGIDHAVHLEDRAFAGADTLATARALALWLGRGKFDLILLGKYSLDAETGQVGPEIAELLGVAQITGVRKLVIEGERVAAERESDEGFDEVECRLPALLTCAERLINPLKISPAAREAALAHPITSVRAAELGAEPGQFGVAGSPTWVQGVQAQQSAKVACRMIDASDPERAAERILVELEARGALAPRQHKKRPVAAQTRKPVRGKDVWVVVETGLDGAVTLGSLELLSAGDALASALGGALVALGLGGGIAKHAGLIASYGADEIVLLENPALESYSPETAAEAVAHLVRERTPWGLLLCASEKGRDWGPRLAARLKLGLTGDAIGLELDSAHGLIALKPAFGGNIVAPILSKTYPQMATVRQGVLELAEPNPERAVELETVRVTVGAPLTRLVAEHSSVDHTIAPLDGAEVIVGVGMGVGGLEGVERCKAFARVLGAGMCASRRVTDKAWMPRQLQVGLTGKAIAPRLYFAIGLRGAPNHTVSIKRAETIVAVNNDPEATIFEFAHLGLVGDWAPITQALTAAFERRHTR, from the coding sequence TTGCTTAAAATCGCGGTTTGCATAAAGCAGATCCCCCTGATCGAAGACGCCAACTTCGATCCGGTCACCAAGACTATCAAGCGCGATGGCGTCAACGTCATGAGCGCCTATGACCTGCGCGCGATCGCCCAGGCAATCGAACTTAAAAACCGAATCGGTGCGGAGACCACCGCGGTGACGATGGGGCCGCCACAGGCGCGCGAGGTGCTGATCGACGCGCTCGGGATGGGAATCGATCACGCCGTGCATCTGGAGGATCGCGCGTTTGCAGGCGCGGATACGCTGGCGACCGCGCGGGCGCTCGCGCTGTGGCTCGGGCGCGGCAAATTCGATTTGATCCTGCTGGGCAAATATTCGCTCGACGCGGAGACCGGACAGGTCGGCCCGGAGATCGCCGAGCTGCTCGGCGTGGCGCAGATTACCGGCGTCCGCAAGCTCGTGATTGAAGGCGAGCGGGTGGCGGCGGAGCGCGAAAGCGATGAAGGTTTTGACGAAGTCGAATGCCGCCTGCCGGCGCTGCTGACCTGCGCCGAGCGGCTGATCAATCCGCTCAAGATCAGTCCCGCAGCGCGCGAGGCGGCCCTCGCGCATCCGATCACGAGCGTCCGCGCGGCGGAACTCGGCGCCGAGCCGGGGCAGTTCGGGGTCGCCGGCTCGCCGACCTGGGTGCAGGGCGTGCAGGCGCAGCAGAGCGCGAAAGTCGCGTGCCGGATGATCGACGCGAGCGACCCGGAGCGCGCGGCTGAGCGGATACTGGTCGAGCTCGAAGCGCGCGGCGCGCTCGCGCCACGCCAGCACAAGAAGCGGCCGGTCGCCGCGCAGACACGCAAGCCCGTGCGCGGTAAGGATGTCTGGGTGGTGGTCGAGACCGGTCTCGACGGCGCGGTGACGCTCGGCAGCCTCGAGTTGCTGTCGGCGGGCGACGCGCTCGCCAGCGCGCTCGGCGGCGCACTGGTCGCGCTCGGCCTGGGCGGAGGAATCGCCAAACATGCCGGGCTGATCGCCAGCTACGGCGCCGACGAGATTGTCCTGCTCGAAAATCCCGCGCTGGAAAGTTACTCGCCCGAGACCGCGGCGGAAGCGGTTGCTCATCTGGTGCGCGAACGCACGCCGTGGGGCTTGCTGCTCTGCGCCAGCGAAAAGGGGCGCGACTGGGGTCCGCGGCTCGCGGCGCGGCTGAAGCTCGGGCTGACGGGCGACGCGATCGGACTGGAGCTGGATTCGGCGCACGGCCTGATCGCCCTCAAGCCGGCCTTCGGCGGCAATATCGTCGCGCCGATTCTGTCGAAGACCTACCCGCAGATGGCGACCGTCAGACAGGGCGTGCTGGAACTCGCCGAACCGAATCCGGAGCGCGCGGTCGAACTGGAGACGGTACGCGTCACGGTCGGTGCGCCGCTGACGCGGCTGGTGGCCGAGCACTCGAGCGTTGACCACACGATCGCGCCGCTCGACGGCGCCGAGGTGATCGTGGGGGTCGGCATGGGCGTGGGCGGGCTGGAAGGCGTCGAGCGCTGCAAGGCCTTCGCGCGCGTGCTTGGGGCGGGGATGTGCGCCTCGCGGCGGGTAACCGACAAGGCCTGGATGCCGCGTCAACTGCAGGTCGGTCTAACTGGCAAGGCGATCGCGCCGCGGCTCTATTTTGCGATCGGCCTGCGCGGGGCGCCGAATCACACGGTCAGTATCAAGCGCGCGGAGACGATCGTCGCCGTGAACAATGATCCCGAGGCGACGATTTTCGAGTTCGCTCATCTCGGCCTGGTGGGTGATTGGGCGCCGATCACGCAAGCGCTGACCGCGGCGTTCGAGCGCCGTCATACGCGCTAA